A single region of the Podospora pseudopauciseta strain CBS 411.78 chromosome 1, whole genome shotgun sequence genome encodes:
- the MCD1 gene encoding sister chromatid cohesion protein 1 (COG:D; BUSCO:EOG0926115V; EggNog:ENOG503NXWB): MFWSGTLLSATGPLAKAWLSANQERKVSKVQILQHNLQDSVDAIIAPNDAPLALRLSGQLLLGVVRIYSRKARYLLDDCNEALVKIKMAFRSTGNHDIPTNLHIQNKEALMLPDKITMYDNLDLLPPPSSDFLLSQLEAITATPSMARKARALNRDTYLQEDFNNSQFLQNTYQDEDEEMGLGNFDDDLGLKLDFGEDIVEGSRLDRSVEMGRDAPPVRSVEDDMLSEMDFDLGKDRNERAVSLEGLDFGDGVHIMDDEGDIAMPDDVTLNIGDASAMPAAAGPDMSRARISESPLSDIDEEFAKEVEMEYSRHMTTDLYEPSDEPTATIANAPQRQKKRKLLQPDEQTVLSTQQIREQQAKRDNILKPQSFLTHDPYITGLEDLHKNGGFIQNILFEGRSDGWAPELKGLLSLGSIRPNELKRKRDSGVADMETDEEQNRSKSPRLELPADESVFNMDGTVIGNQSIAADGTVLDIPADETAVLQHDEEGERRHEASSPMPNFDETSVPIVHPADSGPVSIGTKHAVHILRDLFGAEAETNAEVRKKNAVVFQELLPEGRTSKADATKMFFECLVLATKDAIKVEQPEGSLGGPIRVRGKRGLWGDWAEREAGGEMAREQHQDNEPGHAVATTAAVSVSA; the protein is encoded by the exons ATGTTCTGGTCGGGCACGCTTCTCAGCGCCACCGGCCCCTTGGCCAAGGCATGGCTATCTGCCAACCAGGAGCGCAAGGTGTCGAAAGTCCAGATTTTGCAGCACAATCTCCAGGACAGTGTCGACGCCATTATCGCTCCCAACGATGCCCCCTTAGCTCTCCGTCTCTCCGGCCAGCTCCTGCTAGGTGTCGTTCGCATCTACAGCCGCAAGGCCCGCTACCTGCTCGACGACTGCAATGAAGCTCTTGTCAAGATCAAAATG GCTTTCCGTTCGACTGGCAATCATGATATTCCCACAAACTTGCACATTCAGAACAAGGAAGCTCTAATGTTGCCTGATAAAATCACAATGTACGACAACCTCGATttgctcccaccaccaagctcgGATTTCCTTCTGTCACAACTGGAAGCGATCACTGCGACGCCCTCTATGGCCCGCAAGGCTCGTGCGCTGAACCGAGATACATATCTGCAAGAGGATTTCAACAATAGCCAGTTCCTTCAAAATACATAtcaggatgaggacgaggaaatGGGACTCGGTAATTTCGATGACGATCTCGGTCTGAAACTGGATTTTGGTGAGGATATTGTTGAAGGATCAAGGCTGGACCGGAGCGTGGAAATGGGCAGAGATGCGCCTCCCGTCCGGTCTGTTGAGGACGACATGCTCAGCGAGATGGACTTCGACCTGGGGAAGGATAGAAACGAGCGTGCCGTCTCCCTGGAAGGACTTGACTTTGGCGATGGCGTTCACAtcatggatgatgagggcgaTATCGCCATGCCAGACGATGTCACGCTCAATATTGGTGATGCGTCTGCGATGCCCGCAGCTGCTGGCCCCGATATGAGCCGCGCCCGCATCTCGGAGTCCCCGCTGTCCGACATTGATGAGGAGTTTGccaaggaggttgagatggagtACAGCCGCCACATGACTACCGATCTGTACGAGCCTAGTGACGAGCCAACCGCCACCATTGCCAACGCCCCTCAGCgccagaagaagagaaagctACTCCAACCTGATGAGCAAACTGTTCTGTCTACTCAACAGATCAGGGAACAGCAGGCGAAGCGCGACAACATCTTGAAGCCACAGTCCTTCCTCACTCACGACCCGTACATCACTGGTCTTGAGGACCTTCACAAAAATGGTGGCTTTATTCAGAATATTTTGTTTGAGGGCCGCAGTGATGGGTGGGCTCCCGAGCTGAAGGGTCTCTTGTCCCTTGGCTCGATTCGGCCAAATGAGCTCAAGCGGAAGCGCGATAGCGGCGTTGCCGACATGGAGACGGACGAAGAGCAAAACAGGTCCAAGTCTCCCCGTCTTGAACTTCCCGCCGACGAGAGTGTTTTCAACATGGACGGGACCGTTATTGGCAACCAGTCCATCGCAGCCGATGGCACAGTTCTCGATATTCCCGCTGATGAAACTGCTGTGCTGCAGCACGAcgaagagggggagaggcGCCACGAGGCCTCTAGCCCGATGCCCAACTTTGATGAGACTAGCGTTCCCATCGTTCACCCCGCTGACAGCGGGCCCGTATCGATTGGCACCAAGCACGCTGTCCATATCCTGCGCGACCTCTTCGGTGCTGAGGCAGAAACCAATGCTGAAGTCCGCAAGAAGAATGCCGTTGTCTTCCAGGAACTCCTGCCAGAAGGAAGGACAAGCAAGGCCGATGCCACCAAGATGTTCTTTGAGTGCCTTGTCCTTGCCACCAAggatgccatcaaggtcGAGCAACCCGAGGGATCCCTTGGCGGCCCAATCCGGGTGCGCGGCAAGCGTGGTCTCTGGGGTGACTGGGCCGAGAGGGAAGCAGGTGGTGAGATGGCTCGTGAGCAACATCAAGATAACGAGCCCGGGCATGCTGTGGCTACGACTGCTGCCGTGTCTGTTTCGGCTTAG
- the PMR1 gene encoding High affinity Ca2+/Mn2+ P-type ATPase-like protein (EggNog:ENOG503NUDF; COG:P), with the protein MDRFTRTNGGDALPIYHNSPVPAQLTIPQAGDRPPSTSPRTTSAQSRSIANEYSYQSPAEVASRLNTSLTQGLTAAEALSRLRDYGPNEIPHAEPEPLWLRFLGQFKEPLIVLLLCSAGLSLLVGNMDDAVSITVAVTIVISVGFLQEYRSEKSIEALNHLVPNHAHLVRKQTSGTTPGARTPNEPTAGASGLATPEEEVLEATSSKVMAAQLVPGDLVLFTTGDRIPADIRVTKAADLTIDASNLTGENAPVRITADARPRQGFASPAPGDASLQLPRPTFAAGNADDKGQNIAYMGTLVKSGHGQGIVFATGGDTHFGTIATSVSGTESPRSPLQLSMDDLGGQLTRMSFGIIGLISIFGWLQGKNLLEIFTISVSLAVAAIPEGLPIIVTVTLALGVHRMAKHNAIVRRMPKVETLGSVNVVCTDKTGTLTTNHMTTTKIWTFGSDDAFNVDSDEELTGKEPDAATHRILRIGNIANNARPARNHNENGPAARAVFSSTQHRGQGSSSYTRWVGQPTDVAMLDLLDRFSLHDVRDSLGPRVAETPFSSERKWMGVVIADGDKEHAYMKGAIDRVLDTCDTYVTDDGREFVMDAGRREEAIQAAEKMARQGLRVLAFANGPVNKSARSKAARSTTPNGRESPNAVGAVEEQYRGLTFAGLVGMSDPPRPGVGRSIRKLMRGCVKVIMITGDGESTALAIGKQLGMAVAVPTEHSSNQITVKPVLRGDELDEMSDEDLARALDHTTIFARTTPEHKMKIIRALQSRGDIVAMTGDGVNDAPALKKADIGIAMGMHGTDVAKEAADMILTDDDFSTILHAIEEGKAIFNNIQNFLTFQLSTSAAGLSLVLICTALGFKSPLNAMQILWINIIMDGPPAQSLGVEAVDKDVMNRPPRRRNDAVLTRPLVSRVLTQAFVIMVGTMLVYTHEMQDGIVTRRDTTMTFTAFVMFDMFNALACRSESKSILRGEVGLFSNTLFNWAVSLSMLGQLLVIYFPWLQEVFQTEALGWRDLAKLVVLCSTVFWVDEGRKWLKYGKGKIGLGGRTGGGYSQAV; encoded by the exons ATGGATCGCTTTACTCGAACGAATGGCGGCGATGCGCTGCCGATCTACCACAACTCCCCTGTGCCTGCGCAGCTCACCATACCTCAGGCCGGTGACCGCCCCCCATCTACCTCACCACGGACGACGTCTGCACAATCAAGA AGCATTGCCAACGAATATTCTTACCAAAGCCCCGCCGAAGTCGCATCTCGATTAAATACGTCGTTAACTCAAGGCCTGACGGCTGCGGAGGCCCTTTCAAGGCTACGCGACTATGGCCCAAACGAAATACCTCACGCCGAGCCTGAGCCATTATGGTTGCGGTTTCTCGGGCAGTTCAAAGAGCCCCTAATTgtcttgctgctgtgctCGGCTGGGCTGTCATTGCTGGTAGGAAACATGGACGACGCTGTCAGCATCACAGTGGCGGTGACCATTGTGATTAGTGTGGGGTTCTTGCAAGAATATCGTTCCGAAAAGTCTATCGAGGCACTCAACCACTTGGTTCCGAACCATGCGCATCTTGTGCGGAAACAAACATCGGGTACGACCCCTGGGGCCCGCACCCCAAACGAACCGACGGCCGGCGCTTCAGGATTAGCGAcgcccgaggaggaggttctcGAGGCTACTTCATCAAAAGTCATGGCCGCCCAGCTTGTACCTGGTGACCTCGTTCTCTTCACCACTGGCGATCGTATCCCTGCCGACATTCGAGTCACCAAAGCTGCGGACTTGACCATCGACGCCTCAAACCTCACAGGAGAGAATGCACCTGTCAGGATCACAGCAGATGCTCGCCCCCGCCAAGGCTTCGCATCACCTGCTCCAGGCGATGCCAGCCTTCAGCTGCCTCGTCCAACTTTTGCGGCAGGCAATGCGGACGACAAGGGTCAAAATATTGCGTACATGGGAACACTGGTAAAATCTGGACATGGACAAGGAATTGTATTTGCGACTGGAGGTGATACCCACTTTGGCACTATTGCCACCAGTGTCTCTGGAACTGAAAGCCCGCGGTcccctctccagctctccATGGACGACCTAGGAGGCCAGCTGACACGCATGTCGTTTGGAATCATTGGTCTGATCTCCATATTTGGATGGTTGCAGGGAAAGAACCTGCTTGAAATATTCACCATCTCCGTCTCACTGGCTGTTGCGGCTATTCCTGAAGGTCTTCCCATCATTGTCACGGTCACCCTGGCTTTGGGTGTTCACCGGATGGCTAAACACAACGCCATTGTCCGTCGGATGCCGAAAGTTGAGACGCTGGGTTCTGTGAATGTGGTCTGCACAGACAAAACGGGAACACTGACAACGAATCATATGACAACGACCAAGATTTGGACATTTGGCAGTGACGATGCCTTCAATGTTGATTCGGATGAAGAATTGACGGGAAAGGAGCCCGACGCTGCCACCCACAGGATCTTGCGCATTGGCAACATTGCCAACAATGCCCGTCCTGCGAGAAATCACAATGAAAATGGACCTGCTGCCAGAGCCGTCTTTTCCTCCACGCAACATAGAGGTCAAGGGTCGTCATCATACACCCGTTGGGTAGGACAGCCCACGGATGTTGCTATGCTTGACCTGTTGGATCGGTTCAGTTTACATGACGTCCGTGACTCCCTTGGACCTCGAGTTGCTGAGACGCCATTCAGCTCTGAGCGCAAGTGGATGGGCGTCGTCATTGCAGACGGAGATAAGGAACATGCATATATGAAGGGCGCGATTGATCGAGTCCTCGACACTTGCGATACATACGTGACAGATGATGGGCGGGAGTTCGTCATGGATGCTGGTCGCAGGGAAGAGGCTATACAGGCAGCCGAGAAGATGGCTAGGCAAGGCCTCCGTGTCCTTGCTTTTGCCAATGGTCCGGTAAATAAGTCTGCTAGGAGCAAAGCTGCCAGGAGCACCACTCCGAATGGCCGGGAAAGTCCAAATGCTGTTGGCGCTGTTGAAGAGCAGTACCGGGGACTTACTTTTGCCGGACTTGTAGGCATGAGTGATCCCCCTCGACCTGGTGTCGGCCGCTCTATCAGAAAACTGATGCGAGGCTGTGTCAAGGTTATCATGATTACTGGCGACGGCGAATCAACCGCTTTGGCGATTGGCAAGCAATTGGGAATGGCGGTCGCCGTTCCCACAGAACACTCTTCGAATCAGATCACCGTCAAGCCAGTATTGCGGGGTGATGAGCTTGACGAGATGTCCGATGAAGATCTTGCTCGAGCTTTGGATCACACCACTATCTTTGCCCGCACCACCCCCGAACACAAAATGAAGATCATTCGCGCTCTCCAGTCTCGTGGTGATATTGTCGCCATGACGGGAGATGGAGTCAACGATGCACCTGCCCTCAAAAAGGCGGATATCGGCATTGCCATGGGCATGCATGGAACTGACGTCGCCAAAGAGGCGGCTGATATGATTCTAACGGACGACGATTTCTCTACTATTCTTCACGCTAtcgaggagggcaaggccatcttcaacaaTATTCAGAACTTCCTCACCTTCCAGCTGAGCACAAGCGCGGCCGGCCTCTCTCTTGTCTTGATCTGCACCGCTTTGGGGTTCAAGTCTCCATTGAACGCGATGCAGATTCTGTGGATCA ACATCATAATGGATGGGCCTCCGGCGCAATCCCTCGGCGTCGAAGCTGTAGACAAGGACGTTATGaaccgccctcctcgccgccgaaaCGATGCGGTCCTTACTCGCCCGTTGGTTTCTCGCGTGTTGACCCAAGCGTTTGTCATTATGGTTGGCACGATGCTGGTTTACACTCACGAAATGCAAGACGGCATCGTCACCCGTCGGGACACCACCATGACCTTCACCGCTTTTGTGATGTTTGACATGTTCAACGCTCTTGCCTGCCGTTCCGAATCGAAATCGATCTTGAGAGGAGAAGTTGGGCTGTTCAGCAACACTCTGTTCAACTGGGCCGTGAGCTTGAGTATGTTGGGGCAGCTGCTGGTGATTTACTTCCCTTGGCTGCAGGAGGTGTTCCAGACGGAGGcgctggggtggagggatcTGGCgaagctggtggtgctgtgtaGCACTGTGTTCtgggtggatgaggggaggaagTGGCTGAAgtatgggaaggggaagattgggttgggtgggaggaCAGGGGGTGGGTATAGTCAGGCTGTGTGA